The following is a genomic window from Chitinophaga caseinilytica.
TTTATGTGCCTTGACGAGCGCCTTGATATTGGCAGGCTCCTCTTTCCCTGGCAGCGCTTTCGGCACGGAGAGGTACTGGCCGAGCATGACGCCCTTGGCCTGCATGCCCTCCCTTCTGTTCTCGCGTGCATCGCGGAGCTTGGTGGGAACGTTTACCGGCACCAGCGAAGGGTCGCCCAGGAGATAAAATTGCGACAAGGTTTTGATCTCGTAAGGATCGAGCGTAGGGCCCATTTCGTCGAGGAAACGCTGGCGCGCCTCCAGGAACGCGCGCCCCGTAGAAGCGCCGCGCAGAACATTGATAAGAAAATATTGGGTGATAAGGTCTGCCAGCCCCTGGCCTTCCGTTGGCCCGTACGCAATTGTGGAACTGCCCGCCACCGCAACGGCGTGCTGCAAAAGGTACTGCGACGCGATGCTCGGGTACCCGGAATCCGTAAGGCCGGGATCGTACAACTGCGCGCCGTAGCAGCATTCCGCCGCCACCACCGTGCCTTTCGCGATCTTTTTCTCCAGCCATCCCGATGTATGGGAAATGGGATAACTACTGCCTTTCTGACCGTAATAATTCCCGTCTTCCAGGGCGCCGTGGCAGTTAATGAAGTGCGTTTTAGCCTTGAGCTGCGCGGGCGTCCAGCGGGGGCCTTTCGTAGGGGAGAGGTGCAGTTTTTCGGTATTGCCGAAAATGTTCTGCACGCTTTCTTCGGTGGATAGGCGCCATTCGTACACGCTGATAGCCAGATAGTTAAGATAATCTTTCTGGTTGCCGGGCTTGCTGGTGATAGCATCGCGGACGAGCGAATGGAAATACTTCGGGTCTTTCCCGCCGGGCAGATCGGGCAGGCGGCCCACCACCCGCGAAGGATTTACGAATTTCCCGGGCTCGTCTGACCAGGGCTTGTCGCAGGCATACGGCAGATCGCTGGGAACGATGGCATCTTCGTCGTCCTGGCTGTGGATGAGGTTCTTCAGCGGCTGGAACGGGATCACGTCCTGCGCACCGGCGATGAGGATGTAATCGGGCTGGAAGTGTTTGTACAGCCCGTCTATGGCCCGTTTGTTCTGCCGCGCGTCTGCCTCGTTCTTCACGGCCGTGACTTTGCAGGTTTTCATGGTCTTGACGTCGTCAACAAACACGATCTCGGTGCTGAGGCCACGCGCTTTGTCGCCGGCTTTCAGGTCTTCGAGGTCTTGCAGGAATGCAGGAAGCTTGGCGCCATACTTCTTTTCCAGCGCCTTCCGATTGGAAACGATAATTTTATCCTTTTTCATGGATGCGGGGTTTTGGGGTTCAATTGCACTCCGAATTTACACTAATTCCAGTTATTGTGATTGTCGGCCGGAATGTGTAATTTTATCTTATAATAATCATTTGTAATATGGCGAAACCGTGTTATGTCCTTTGCTGCATGGCCCTTTTGCTCGGCCACGGGGCTTCTTCGCAAGTGGTGGCGCACATCACCGTGAAAGCGGGGGCCGTAAACCGTCACCAGACGATCATCCAGGTGCCGTTTGACGCGGAGCCGGGTAGGGTGTACCGCCTGGTGAGCGTGGAAAACGGGAAGAAGGTGGAGCAAAACGTTCAGCAGGAAGACGGGCAGATCGCCTGGCAGCTGCGCGGCGATCTGCCGGCGGGCACAGAGCGCACGTTCGATCTTGTGCTGCTGAAAGGTAAGGTGGACGTGCCTTTGAACAAACGCCAAATCACATATAAGGAAGAAGACGGCGGTTATACCATTTCCCGCGGCGAGCACCCCGTCCTGCATTACCGCACCGCCATCATGGAGCCGCCGACCGGGGCCGATACGGCTTTCCGCCGCGGAGGCTTCATCCATCCCGCCTTTACGCCGCAAGGCAAATCGCTCACCAACATCCATCCCAAAGATCATTTCCATCACCTCGGCATCTGGAGCCCCTGGACAGACACTGAATTCGAAGGCAAAACGGTAGATTTCTGGAACCTGAAAAAACGCTCCGGCACCGTGCGCCCCGTTTCCTCCCCGCAGAATTCCCTGACCGCCGGCAACGTGTTCGGCGGATTCCGGCAAATGCAGGACCATATCGTGATCGGGAACCCCGATCGCACGGCCATGACCGAGCTGCTGGAAATAAAAGTCTACAACACGGCAGACGATCATTTCGTGTGGGACTACAATTCCACCCTCCAATGTGCGTCCGCCGCGCCGATCACGCTGAACGAATACCGCTATGGTGGTGGATTTGCCATCCGCGGGGCGGAAGAATGGAACAATGCGAACAGTAAAGTGCTGACGTCTGAAGGGAAAGACCGCAAGCAGGCGGATGGCTCGCTGGCGCGGTGGTTCATCGTGCAGGGCGCGCTGAAAGCCGGAAACGGCGGACTGCTCGTGCTTTCCTGTCCGCAGAACTTCAATTCCCCGCAACCCCTCCGCGTTTGGCCGGAAAACGACCAGGGTGGACAGGTTTTTGCGAACTTCAGTCCCACGAAAAACAAGCCCTGGCCCCTCGTGCCAGGCCAGTCATATGCACAACGCTATCGCATCGTTACGTTCGATGGTGAGTTGACGGCCGCGCAGGCCGAAGCGTACTGGAACGATTACGCCTTTCCGCCGGAAGTTACGGTAGTGCCTGTAAGCAGGCCCGTTTCGCGGAGGTAATCCGTGTGGGAAACGAAAGTACCTTTCGTGCCCAGCCAGATCAGCCACCGGCGCATCTTTTCCTCCAAATGCGGGCCGCGCGCGCGTTTCACGTATACGGGCAGCTTATACCGGCCGATATCTTCCAGCTCCCAGGGGTGGAAGTAGCAACTGAAATAATCCTCTTTTTTAAGAATTCTGGCGGCACAGGTTTGCGAGAACCACAGCGGCATGTTTTTG
Proteins encoded in this region:
- a CDS encoding PmoA family protein; this encodes MAKPCYVLCCMALLLGHGASSQVVAHITVKAGAVNRHQTIIQVPFDAEPGRVYRLVSVENGKKVEQNVQQEDGQIAWQLRGDLPAGTERTFDLVLLKGKVDVPLNKRQITYKEEDGGYTISRGEHPVLHYRTAIMEPPTGADTAFRRGGFIHPAFTPQGKSLTNIHPKDHFHHLGIWSPWTDTEFEGKTVDFWNLKKRSGTVRPVSSPQNSLTAGNVFGGFRQMQDHIVIGNPDRTAMTELLEIKVYNTADDHFVWDYNSTLQCASAAPITLNEYRYGGGFAIRGAEEWNNANSKVLTSEGKDRKQADGSLARWFIVQGALKAGNGGLLVLSCPQNFNSPQPLRVWPENDQGGQVFANFSPTKNKPWPLVPGQSYAQRYRIVTFDGELTAAQAEAYWNDYAFPPEVTVVPVSRPVSRR